CCGCTGTTGATGGCGACGAGGGTCTGGTTGGCGAGGCCCTCGCGCTCGATGTATTTCTTGAGCCCCGCTACGGCGAGCGCCCCGGCCGGCTCGGCGATGGAGCGGGTATCGTCGAAGATGTCCTTGATGGCGGCGCAGATCTCGTCGGTGCTGACCAGAATCACTTCGTCCACGCAGGTTTGCGCGACGCGAAACGGCTCCTCGCCCACCTGGCGCACAGCGACCCCATCGGCGAAGATGCCGACGTGATCGAGCACCACGCGCCGGCCGGCGCGTAGGGCCTCGTACAAACACGCCGCGTCGTCCGGCTCGACCCCGATTACCTTGACCTCTGGCCGCAGTTGCTTGACGTAGGCCGCGACACCCGCGATCAGGCCGCCGCCGCCCACCGGCACAAAGATCGCGTGTATCGGGTCGGCGTGCTGGTGCAAAATCTCCATCCCCACCGTGCCTTGGCCCGCGATGACCTCCGGGTCGTCATACGGGTGTATGAAGGTCATGCGCTGTTCGGCGGCGAGCCGCATGGCGTGCTCATAAGCGTCATCATAGGTATTGCCGTGCAGCACGATCTCCGCGCCGAGGTTGCGCACCGACTGCACCTTGATGTCGGGCGTGGTCTTGGGCATGACGATGAGCGCCCGGATGCCGCGCCGTTCCGCCGCGAGCGCCACGCCTTGGGCATGATTGCCCGCCGAGGCGGTGATGACGCCCTGCTTGAGCTGCTCGGCGCTGAGCCCGGAGATCTTGTTATAGGCTCCGCGCAGCTTGAAGGAAAACACCGGCTGCAGGTCCTCGCGCTTCAGCAGCACGCGATTCCCCACCCGCCGCGACAGAGAAGGCGCCGGGTCTAGCGAGGTCTCCAGCGCCACGTCATAGACGTGCGCCTTGAGGATCTTTTCGATATAGCGTTCGGGCATCCGGCTACGTTATCAGAAATCGCCGGGCTTTGTCACAGCCGGCCCTTCATTCCGGGCCTCATAACAGGTATTCTTAACCTTAAAGAATACGCTAAAGAGAACGCTGATGACCAAAGACGAAATAAAACAGGCGGTGGCCAAGGCCGCCCTGGAATATGTGCAAGCGGGAACGGTGATTGGCGTGGGTACCGGCTCCACGGCCAATTTTTTTATTGATGCGCTGGCCGGCATAAAACACAAGATCGAGGGCGCGGTGGCCAGTTCGGTCGCTACCGCCAACCGCCTCAAGGGGCACGGCATTTTGGTGCTGGAGCTAAACGAAACCGGCGATCTGCCCTTGTACGTGGACGGCGCCGATGAGGCCACTCAGCACCTGCACCTCATCAAGGGCGGCGGCGGCGCGCTGACCCGCGAAAAAATCGTGGCGGCAGCCAGTAAAAAATTCGTGTGCATCGCGGATGAATCCAAGCTGGTCGGCGTACTGGGCGAATTTCCACTGCCGATCGAGGTGATCCCGATGGCGCGCAGCTTCGTGGCGCGACAGATCGTCAAACTGGGCGGCAACCCGATGTTGCGCGAGAACTTTACCACCGACAACGGCAATCTGATCCTCGACGTGCGTGGCCTGGAAATTCTGGAGCCTGCCAGACTCGAGGC
The sequence above is a segment of the Gammaproteobacteria bacterium genome. Coding sequences within it:
- the ilvA gene encoding threonine ammonia-lyase, biosynthetic → MPERYIEKILKAHVYDVALETSLDPAPSLSRRVGNRVLLKREDLQPVFSFKLRGAYNKISGLSAEQLKQGVITASAGNHAQGVALAAERRGIRALIVMPKTTPDIKVQSVRNLGAEIVLHGNTYDDAYEHAMRLAAEQRMTFIHPYDDPEVIAGQGTVGMEILHQHADPIHAIFVPVGGGGLIAGVAAYVKQLRPEVKVIGVEPDDAACLYEALRAGRRVVLDHVGIFADGVAVRQVGEEPFRVAQTCVDEVILVSTDEICAAIKDIFDDTRSIAEPAGALAVAGLKKYIEREGLANQTLVAINSGANMNFDRLRHVAERAELGEQREALLAVTIPERPGSFREFCDAIGNRSITEFNYRYHDPNEAHVFAGVQMHDGPVEKEKLIAHLRAKGYPVLDMTDNEMAKMHIRYMVGGHSNNRVAHEVLYRFEFPERPGALLHFLNRIGQRWNISLFHYRNHGAAYGRVLVGIQIPPAEHAEFQGFLKEVGYNYCEEAGNPVYTLFLG
- the rpiA gene encoding ribose-5-phosphate isomerase RpiA, producing the protein MTKDEIKQAVAKAALEYVQAGTVIGVGTGSTANFFIDALAGIKHKIEGAVASSVATANRLKGHGILVLELNETGDLPLYVDGADEATQHLHLIKGGGGALTREKIVAAASKKFVCIADESKLVGVLGEFPLPIEVIPMARSFVARQIVKLGGNPMLRENFTTDNGNLILDVRGLEILEPARLEATLNNIPGIVTNGLFAIRPADVLLLGSEKGVRRIP